Within Chloroflexota bacterium, the genomic segment GCGCTGCTTGGGAGTGGCACCGCCCGCTCCGAAGGCGACCATGTGGCTGGCCATGGCCGACGCGCCCGCACTCGTCCCGGCCACCACCAGCCCGTGACGGTGTCGTTCGGCCACGGCGCGGCCCAGGCGGGTTCCGCCCACCACGCTCGACAGCCGCAGCTGGTTGCCGCCGGTCAGAAATACGGCGGTCGCGTCGCGCACCAGCTCGGCTGCGCGGAGCGTGTTCGCTTCCTCGCGGAGCAGCGGACGCAGGCTGACGACCTCGGCTGCCCCGAGCGTGCGGAACAGCGAGGCGTACAGGTCAGTCGCCTCCTCGCCCAGCGAGGAGGCCGTCGAGACGATCAGGATCCGCGCTTCGGGGCCCCCGGCCAAGGTGATGAAGCGGGTCAGGATTGTACGGTGCCGAAGCTTGTCCTCCGCGCCGCCGATGATCACCAGCTGGCCGGCGCGGGGCCGCGCTAGGCGGGCGGTCGCAGCCATATGTACGGGAGCATAGCAACCTCGACCCCGCCTGCGGACCCGTACACTCGTGGGATGGCCTCCTCGGCGGACGTCCTCTACCAGGACCTGGATTACTACGCTGTGCTCGACGTGGACCCCGACGCCACCGCCGATCAGTTGCGGGTTGCATTCCGTCGGGCCGTCCTCCGTCACCACCCCGACCGCAGCGGCGCGCCCCCCGGATTGGCCACGCGCCGGACCTCGCTCCTCAACCGGGCCTGGTCCGAGCTGCGTGACCCGGCCCGCCGCCGGCAGTACGACGGCGCGCTGTCCCGCGGCGTGGCGGGCACTCTCGCCTGGCCGGTGGCGCTCGGGGAACCGGTGCCCGCGCGATCGCGGCGCGTGCGCCGCCCGGCGCGGAGTGCTGGCGAGCCCGCTGAGCCCAGTCCGTGGCACCAGCCGGCCTGGCGATCGGTGGCTGGATTTCGGGTGCCGGCGGCGGTCTTCCTCGCCGATCCCGACGCACAGCGCCGCTGGATCGTGGAGCATTTCATCGACGGCCAGGACTGGCGCGATCACCGCGAACGGTACTGGCTGCGGTTCGCCCGCACGTACTACCGAGAGCGAGGTCGCCTCGAGGACTGGGCCGGCACTGCGGAGCGCTTGGTGGAGGTGGACCCCGCGTTCGACACGCTGGCCCGCGCCGGGCTGCGCGAAGCGTACGTGGCGACCGACCGGCATCTGGCCGGCGCCACATTTCTCGCCGAGCTCGGTGGCAGGTGGCCCGATGGGACCGCCCCGCGCATCTGGCTCGTTCGAGAGCAGCACGCCCTGCTGGTCGATTTCCGGGAGCGTCACGTGCGTCGAGGGCCGCCCGCTGAGCGGGCCGCGAACGCGGATCTCTTGCTCGATTACCTCGATGGCCTCGCCATGGAGCCGACCTTTGCCGACCTGCGCGCGGCCCACCTCGCCCATCGTCGGGCCGGGAACAGCGAGCGAGCGGTGGCCATCCTCGAGCGCCTCCTGGCGGCGTCGGTCATCGACGGCGACGGGTGGTACGCGCGAGTCCAGCTCCTGACCGAGGCCGGCCAGCTGGAGCAGGCGTCCGCGCTGCTGGCCGAGATCGCCCGGGGCGAACACCCCGACGCCCTCGATTCCCGCCTCGTCCGCGGTCAGCCGTCGCAACGGATGTCGCGAGCCCGGGATCGGCTGGTCCGCGCGCAGCGCCGCGCTTCGAGCTAGTCGTCCGCGGGCCGAACCACCTCGATCGGTCCCAGGTCAGCCGCCTCGAGATCGGGTCGCACGCGCGCCGCATCCCCGGCCAGCACGATGAGCGCATCGGCCGGTCGAAGCAGGTCGACCGCCGCATCGTGAACCTGGACCGGGCCCACAGCCTCGATCCGGTCACGGTAGGTGGCCCACCAGTCGTGGTCCAGCCCGTACACCGCAATCGGCTCGATCCCGGCCGCCGCGCCTCCGGTCGTCTCGAAGCGGAGGGGGAATACACCGATCAGGAAGTCGATTACCTCGCGCAGCTCCGCCTCGTCGGGCGGGGCCGCCCGCATCCCCTCCACCAGCGCCAGTGTCTCGCGCACGGCGTCCGCGGTGACCTCGGTCTGTACCGCGGCGCGCGCGCTGAATGGTCCGGCCGCCCGCCGCATGTCGAATGCCGCGCGGGCGCCGTAGGTGTACCCGAGCTCCTCGCGCAGCCGCTGGTTCAGGCGGCTGCTGAACGTACCGCCCAGGAGGGCGGCCATGACGAGGGCCGGGAAGTAATCCGGATGGCTCCGCTCGATGCCGACATGGCCGACCCGCAGCTCGCTCTGGACCGACCCCGGCCGGTCCACGACCACGATCCGCCGGCCTCCCCGGTCGGCCACCGGAATCGTGCGGTGGCCTGGGCTCGTCCCGTCCCAGTCGCCGAGCGTGGCTTCCGCCGCGCGTACGACGTCGTCGACGCGGACCGGGCCGGCGACCACGAGATGGGCACGGTCCGGTCGCCAGTGCCTCGCGTGATGGGCACGGGCCTGCTCCACGGTCAGGGGTTCGACCGTCTCCGGCGTGCCCGCCGACAGGCGCGCGTACGGAGAGTCATCGGCGTAGACGGCCCGGAGGAACCATTCGTCCGCCAGACGTCCGGGCTCGGAGCGAGATTGGAGGATGTCGGCCAGTCTCTCCTCACGCAGGCGGTCGAATTCGCCCTCGTCGAAGCGCGGCTCTCGAACCATCTCGGCCAGCAGCTCGAGACCAGCCGGATAGCGGTCGGCCAGGGCGCTGAATCCGGAGCGCGCGACGTCCCACGACGAGTCGGCGAAGATCTCGATCCCCAGCCGTTCGGTGGCCTCGGCGAAGGCATGGCCGTCCAGTCGCCGGGTGCCGGTGACCAGGGTCTCGGCGGTCAAGGCCGCGATCCCGCCCTCCGGCTCGGATTCGGCGGCGGCCCCGCCGTCCACCAGGAGCTGGACGCTCACCAGCTCACGGTCGGGGAGCGGCACGACC encodes:
- a CDS encoding J domain-containing protein is translated as MASSADVLYQDLDYYAVLDVDPDATADQLRVAFRRAVLRHHPDRSGAPPGLATRRTSLLNRAWSELRDPARRRQYDGALSRGVAGTLAWPVALGEPVPARSRRVRRPARSAGEPAEPSPWHQPAWRSVAGFRVPAAVFLADPDAQRRWIVEHFIDGQDWRDHRERYWLRFARTYYRERGRLEDWAGTAERLVEVDPAFDTLARAGLREAYVATDRHLAGATFLAELGGRWPDGTAPRIWLVREQHALLVDFRERHVRRGPPAERAANADLLLDYLDGLAMEPTFADLRAAHLAHRRAGNSERAVAILERLLAASVIDGDGWYARVQLLTEAGQLEQASALLAEIARGEHPDALDSRLVRGQPSQRMSRARDRLVRAQRRASS
- a CDS encoding pitrilysin family protein — translated: MTPPNALRPAPGPPRPYHFPDFTHRPLGQGLTLWVVPLPDRELVSVQLLVDGGAAAESEPEGGIAALTAETLVTGTRRLDGHAFAEATERLGIEIFADSSWDVARSGFSALADRYPAGLELLAEMVREPRFDEGEFDRLREERLADILQSRSEPGRLADEWFLRAVYADDSPYARLSAGTPETVEPLTVEQARAHHARHWRPDRAHLVVAGPVRVDDVVRAAEATLGDWDGTSPGHRTIPVADRGGRRIVVVDRPGSVQSELRVGHVGIERSHPDYFPALVMAALLGGTFSSRLNQRLREELGYTYGARAAFDMRRAAGPFSARAAVQTEVTADAVRETLALVEGMRAAPPDEAELREVIDFLIGVFPLRFETTGGAAAGIEPIAVYGLDHDWWATYRDRIEAVGPVQVHDAAVDLLRPADALIVLAGDAARVRPDLEAADLGPIEVVRPADD